Below is a genomic region from Spirosoma radiotolerans.
AATAGTGGGCAGCCGACGGATGGTTTCGCTGTTTACGCTGATACCTGCCCCTTGCTTATCGCCTTCGCGATTGCCTTTCACAACTACTTCGGATAACTGTGTGCTGGCGTCCTGAAGCGTAATGTTCAGGTTGGTCGTTTCGCCCAGTTGTAAGGTAACCCCCGACTGTGTTTCGGTCTTGTAACTTACGTAGGTCACAACGATCTCGTAAGGGCCACCGGCATTCATGTTATTGATCCGAAAGCGGCCTTCCACATCCGTCACGGCTGCGTACTTCGTGCCGGTGGGTGTATAGGTCGCCTGCACGGTTGCTCCCACTAACGCTTCTTTCTTGGTGTCGATGATCCGACCGCTGAGACCGCTGGTGGTTACCTGCGCCCACGTTGTTGAAAAAGCGATAACTAGAAATAGTACAAGTAGTGAAGTAGAACGAAAAAATTTCATCTTTTAGTAGATTGGTGATTTTCAGTGCAAAATTCACGCTTATCCAGATGAAGGCTGTTACGCCAATATTACGATATACGGCGTTGGGGTTAAAATGCAATTAAAGGCCTGTAGCGCCCTGAAAGCCTTGTTTTAGAGCCATTATCGAGTCTTTTTTAGCTTACTACAGATCTACGGTAGAGTAAGTATTTCATCTATGATAGGAAGGTAACTTTTAGCGTTTAACGCTTTCCATATCCAAATAAAATTTGGATATAAAGTCTTTTTTCTGAAAAATATTTTATTAGAAAAGAATACAAAGGCTTTAATGTAAAGAAATTAAGTGAGTAATACGAAATTGATTATCAAGGTTTTGTATTATTAAATACGTATTAAAAGTTAACATTCGTGTAACATTGACGTAACATTGGGCGGGTAGTTTTGCAGCGCTTAAAGCGATACCAAAACTAAAAAAATGAACCGTCACGTTTTACTTGTCCTTTTTTCTCTACTGTCTACGGCCTTATGGGCACAGACCGGCACTGTCCGGGGAACCGTCAAAGACGGAAAAACAAAAGAATCTTTAATCGGCTGTACCGTGCGTGTTGATGGTACGCAAATTGGTAGCACCACCGACATCGAAGGTAATTTTAACCTCGCCAATGTACCCGCCGGTACACACAAAATCGTTATCTCCTACGTCTCGTATAAAACAAGAGAGATTCCAAATGTTCGGGTTGAATCGGGTAACACAACGGCCATAGATACCGAACTGGACGAAGAAGGAACTGCCCTTCAGGAAGTGGTGGTTCGGGCCAATAAGGCAACGAATACCGAGATCGCCGTTATTACCGAAATTAAGCAACTAAAGCCAATTGCCGTTGGTATCTCGGCGCAGCAGATTCAGAAATCGCAGGATCGGGATGCCGCTGCCGCCATCCGGCGGGTACCGGGCGTTAGTATCGTCGATAATCGGTTTGTGTTGATTCGTGGCCTGGCGGCCCGCTATAACTCAGTATTGATCAATGATGTCATTACACCCTCGACCGAAGTAGATACCCGTTCATTTTCCTTCGATCTGGTGCCGAGCAACATCATTGACCGGATGATCGTCTACAAATCGGGTTCGGCCGATCTTCCCGGCGATTTCGCGGGCGGGGTTATCAAAATATATACCAAGCGTCGGCCCGACCAGAATTTTACGGATGCCGGTTTGACCATTGGCTATCGGGGCAACACAACGTTTCAGACCGTACAATCTCAAACCCGTTCTGGCCTGAACGCGCTGGGCCTTTGGGACGCCAGCCAGCAGATTCCAACCAGTTTTCCGGCTAAGCCAGGCGATTTCAATTCATTGAATCCCTTGCAGCGAGCCTCTTACGCTCGTCTGTTACCGAATACCTGGGGCTTAAAAGATTTGTCCGTCTCCCCTGATATTCGGTTTGCCCTGAACATAGGTCGTCGGTTCGACGTCGGTAGTGTGCGGGTCAGTAATCTGACGAGTATCAACTACGCGATGACCAACCAGTTCTCGAACATTGATCTCAAATTATACGACAACGGCACCATTGCCAATGCCGTTACACAGCAGTATAATGATGCCAACTACGCTCGTCAGACTCGCCTGGGCATTCTGCACAACTGGTCGGCCCGGTTCTCGCCTAACTTTACCTTGGAGTGGAAAACACTGTACAACCAGCTCAGCACAACAGAAACGGTTGTCCGGACGGGCGCTCAGGTGGCCGAAGGCTACGATGTACGTAGTTACTCCGAACGGTTTGAGAACCGGAGTATTTTGACGACGCAACTGGCCGGTGAGCATTCGATTAGCCCGTTGACAAAAATCAACTGGGTTGGTAGCTTTGGCTATACGGGCCGTTGGGAGCCAGATTGGAAACGGGCGCGTTACCTACGGGCAACGGGCGCAACAGGAACCGATGGGCAACTGGCTCCCTTCCAGATCGCTACTCCAAATGATCCGACACCTACCGAAGTGGGTAGGTTCAACTCAAAACTACATGAATACGTAATTTCGGCCATTGCCAATGGTGAGCACACGTTTGGTAACCCAACCGACCGCGAGCCGAACAAAATCCGGTTTGGCGTGTATGCTGAACAGAAAAATCGGGATTACGCAGCTCGTTTCTACGGCTACCAGGCTGTAGGGAGCGCGTCGATTGCCAAGCAGCGTGACATTGGTACAGCCTTTGCGCCAGAAAACGTAACGGGTTCCGAAGGGGGCTTCTCGCTGCTGGATGGAACACGCGACCGGGATGCCTATAAAGGACTCAATTCCTACCTGGCAGGCTACGTGAGTGGCGATATTAATTTCGGTCCTAAAGCAAACCTGACCCTTGGTTTTCGCGGAGAGTATAACGATCAGGGCATAAAATCGAACATCAACGGCGTTGAAACAAGGCTGGTAACAAACCGGATTTTCAGCCCGCTGCCATCGCTTAATTTCACCTACAAACTCACCGATAAGACCAACCTGCGCTTTGCCTATTCCTCGTCGGTAAACCGGCCGGAATTCCGGGAGTTAGCCCCGTTTAACTATTACGACTTTAACCTGTTGGCCGATATTCAGGGAAACACGACCTTAACAACGGCTAAAATTCAGAATGTTGACGCCAAGTGGGAGTTTTACCCAAGCGCTAATGAACTGATATCGGTAACGGGTTTTTACAAGCATTTTACGAATCCGATCGAATCGTACCTGCTATTTCAGGGCAATGGCCTGGCATATACATTCACCAATGCACAGTCGGCTCAGAACTATGGTATTGAGTTAGAAGTGCGAAAAGGATTCCAGAACTCGGCTAGTGCTTTTCTGCAAAACCTGTCGGTCGTTGGTAATGTATCCTTGATCAAAAGCCAGGTCAACGTGGGTGATTTTGTGACTGCTCCCGACCTGAGCGGCACCATTCAGCAGTACGACATCCGGGGCATTGCCGATACCAAACGCGCTCTGGCCGGTCAATCGCCTTACCTCATCAATGCGGGTGTTTATTATGCCGCGCCTAATTCGGGCTGGCAGTGGAACGTACTGTACAACGTCTTCGGACAACGCATTTTTACGGTAGGAAACAGCCAGAATCCGACTGTGTATGAACTGCCACGCAATGTCATTGACCTGAACCTGACCAAGCAGTTCAATAAGAAAGTTGAACTCCGTTTGGGTATTCAGGACATCCTGAACCAAAACGTTCGGTTTGCCCAGGATTTCAACCGTGATGGCAAAATCGGCAGCGACGTAACATCACAAACGGCCGGTGCCGATCAGATGGTTCGCAAGTTCAAGCGGGGCAGTTACTATACCGTTAGCGCTATTTATACGTTCGGTCGCCGGACAGTTATCCCGTAATTACCCCAATCTCAATAAGACCAATTCAAACAAAAATCAATGTTTATGCAATTCCCTCAATTGTTCCGTCGGGCCTGGCTACCCTCACTAGCTGTGGTACTGGGCTTATTTATGGCGGTTTCCTCCTGTAAAAATGAGGATACACCGGCTCCCGTTCTGAGCATCACCAGCTTCAGCCCATCCTCAGCACCTGTTGGTTCAACTGTTGTCATTACAGGTACGGCGTTCAGTGCTACACCGGCCAGCAATACCGTCACGTTTGGTGGCGTTCCCGCGACTGTGACCGGAGCCACAACAACGTCGTTATCGGTTGTTGTACCTGCCGGAGCCGGTACGCCTATCGCAGTAACATCAGGCGGATCAACCGTAACAAGCTCAACGGCCTTTCAATTAGGAAATAAGCCAGTCCAGGAAATAACGGGCGATATTACGGCCGATACCAAATGGACCGCAGATAAGATATACTACCTTCGTGGTTTTGTTCAGGTAAAAGCACCAGCTACGCTGACTATCGAAGCTGGAACAATTATCAAAGGGGGCGGTAAAGAAGTTGATCCGGCAGGCAAACAGCAGGGCGCTACGCTGATCATTCTGCCAGGTGCTAAAATCAATGCCGTCGGTACCGCGTCAGCTCCAATCGTGTTTACTTCGAACAAAGCGGCTGGCTCACGGAATTATGGTGACTGGGGTGGCGTCGTAATCTTCGGGAAAGCGCCTGTCAATCAGCCAAGTGCAACCGGTTTTGAAGGGGGTCTTCCAGGTACCGTCGGTTCTTACTCCGATGTTAACGACAACTCGGGTGTCATGCAGTACGTGCGTATTGAGTTCGGGGGCATTGCCTTGCTGGCCAACAGCGAGATCAATGGTCTTTCGTTATATGGTGTAGGTGCTGGAACGACGCTCGATCACATCCAGGTATCTTACAGTGGTGATGATTCATACGAATGGTTTGGTGGTACGGTCAATGCGAAAAACCTGATCGCTTTCCGGGGTTGGGATGACGATTGGGATACTGACTGGGGCTGGTCTGGTAAAGTGCAGTATGGCCTTTCGCTCCGTGATACGGATGTAGCTGACCAATCGGCTTCGAACGGCTTTGAATCGGACAACTTCAACCCGGGTTTGCCCGCCACGGGGCCTAACGCCGGTCTGCCACTTACGGCTGGAGTTTTTGCCAATATGAGTAACTTCGCCTTTAGCGGTGCACCCTCAAACGCACCGGCGTCAAAGGGTAGCGGCCCTTATCAGTCAGGCATGCACCTTCGCCGGAACACGTCGCTCAGTATCTTCAACTCATTGATTGTTGGTTATCCTGAAGGACTGCGGTTAGATGCACCAACCGGTACGACAGGTACGCTGGATAACGCAACGAGCGGAGCTCTACAATTACACGGGGTTGTGATTGCAAATACCACGACACCCGTACGCGGTGCTGGTGCGATCACCGACGCACAGGCTCAGGCGTTCTTCAATACCGCAGCATATAAAAATCAGATTATTGCCAGTAGCGATGTTGCCAAGCTTCTGCTTAACTCGGCTAGCTTTAACCTGACCGCGCCTAACTTCCTTCCTCAGGCTGGTTCGCCTTTATTAACGGGTGCAATCTGGGATGGTAAGGGCGCTGATGCCTTCTTTACCAAAGAGCCGTTCATTGGTGCCTTCGGAACAACCGACTGGACAAAAGGCTGGGCTAACTGGGACCCCCAGAACGCTAACTACGACAAATAAAGTAATCAGTAAATTTTATATTGGTGTCGCAAAAAAGGGCCGGGGCTTTGCTCCGGCTCTTTTTCTTTTTATAAAAGATACCGTTTACCAAATAAACAGGCAACTAATTACATTCGATGAATACTATACATACCTTTCATAGGCGGCAGCGAGTTTGCTATTGAGCTATGTTACTGCTTCATACATGAAGATTTACGCCTGGTTGGCAGTAATTAGTATATTTTATTGTTACTTCTAATTTAAATTAGCGTCTAATACCCAAGTAAGTCCATGAACTTTTAGGTAAATTGTACGTGTTTGGCAATAAATTTGTGTTAATAAGCTGAATTGACCACCAAGTGTATCGTGCCTATTTTTCTTTGTAGAAAAAGGGCGACTTTTTGGCTGATAATTAGGTACTTATTAATTTGCCAGATAATACGTGCCTATTATGTTTCAGGAACAGGCTCACCATTTCACCATATCACCCTTAAGTCACCGTAACGAATGATCTCTAAGAAAGCTAAGTATGCCATCAAAGCCCTGAAGGTTTTGACTGAAGAGTACGGAAAAGGACCCGTATTGATTTCCTATATCTCGGCGAAAGAAAACATCCCGAAAAAATTCTTAGAGGCAATTCTTTTGGAACTGCGAAATCATGGAATTCTGCAAAGCCAAAAAGGAAAAGGTGGCGGCTACCTGTTGCGCGTTGACCCAGGCCGGGTTAACCTGGCACAGGTACTACGCGTAATTGATGGCCCTATTGCCCCAACTCCCTGCGTGTCGTTTAATTTCTACGTTAAATGCGATGACTGCAATGATGAGGTAACCTGTATGTTGCGGCCAATTATGGAGCGCGTTCGGGATGCGAACTTAGGCGTTTACGAAAACACAACGTTGCTGACGTTCCAGAATCTGGGCTCCCTCGAAACAAAGGAAGTAGCCATCGGGACGAATACGGCCGACTTGATTGACACAACATCAAATCGGATGTCAGCTTAATATGGATTTACGGTTTTTGGTATACGGCGATCTGTCGCCAGTGTTACGCGTCAGCCAACCGTAGCGACGGATCGCCGTATACCAAAAACCGTGACCTTACTCTGGTTGGTGTTCTTTCCGCAAGAGGTCGTTCACGGTCTTCACCGGATTGAACGTAATGAGCGGCACTTCAACGAAGATCGTGCTCCAATCGGCCATAGCGCCGTTCCAAAGACCCGGCAGCTCCTGCGCTTTTAAGTCTTTTCCATCTTTCGATTTAGCCGTAATGAACCCTGTTAGTGGGTCACGATAAGCGGGTAAGTCATATTTACGACCAAGATGATCTTTAAGGCCGCATACCAGATCGACGGGGTTAAAGTGCGTGGCTTCATCAAAAATGGCTTTTTGTGCCGGGTCAGTCAAATCAATCTGGGCCGACTCAACAACTTGCAAAGACACAGAGCCATCCTGATTTCTGGCCCAGAACGGCCCACCCCCCGGTTCGCCAACGTTTTTAACCATCCCACAAACCCGCACGGGCCGGTCTAATTTCCGACGGAGGTAGTCCAGTTTCTCCGCTTTGGACAGCTGATCGAAGCCAACTGGCGGTAACGTATAGAGCGTCCGTCGCAGGAGTTCGTCCGCTTCGCTCAAGTAGCCGTCACTGATGGCTTCCGAATCGCCGGACTGACTTTCCAGCAGACCTTGCAGGCGGGCAATCTGCTGCTGGGCATCGAGCAATACAGAGGCCAGAACTTTCTTGTATGTGATGGTCGGTTCCTTAATCTGGTCAGGAACGACATTGTCGATGTTCTTAATAAAGACGATGTCGGCATGAATGTCATTGAGGTTTTCAATGAGAGCCCCATGACCTGCCGGGCGGAACAGGAGCGATCCTGATTCGCCACTGCGGAAGGGTGAATTATCCATGTTCACCGAAATGGTATCGGTGGATTTTTTCTGTTCGGAGAACGTTACGTCGAACGTTACGCCAAGCCAGGCTTCGTAATCGGTCTTTTGTGCATGGATCAACTGCTCGAAACGGCTACGGTGTTCGGGCGAGACGGTGAAATGGATTTTAACTAACCCATCCGAATTGGCATAGGCAGCCCCTTCTACCAAATGCTCCTCCACGGGTGTACGTGGCCCATCCGGATAGCGGTGAAATTTCAATAATCCCTTAGGCAGACTACCATAATCCAGACCATCTTCGGTCAGTAGAAATCTCAGTACCGTTATTCGGTCATTTTCGGCAACGGCTTTGTCTAAATCATGGCCCTGAGCGGCCATTGCAGCTTTCAGGTCGTCATAAAAAGCGAAGTCGGTTAGGCGGGCAAAGACTTCATCGACTGATTTGTCAGATTTGCCATCCAGCGCCGAAAACAAGGATTTAAACATACGGGTAGCCGCTCCCGAGGCCGGAACAAATTTAACCAAGTCCCGTTCGTGAGCAGCCTCGTCGAAACGGTGAATGTGCGTAGCCAGTTGATCATCAGCGATACGAATAATACCATCGCCGATGGTAGCCGCTTTAATGACATTCAAGTACGGAAATCCTTCTACAAAGTGTTTTATCTGCTGGTCAATCTGGTCGAGTGAAACGCCCTGTAACAGAATCTGGTCCTGATCTTGCTCTGTGAATTGCATAGGGTTAACGGAAAAAATTACATTAGGAATGAGGGGCAAATTGCGGATTTCAGCAATGGTACGCAAATCAAATCGGGACAAAAGAGCGGTAACAGGATAAGATTATGGTCGCCTGCTTATCTTTGTTGCTCCCAACCATCTTATCTGTACGCTCATGAAATTGATTGCGTTTGACGCTGACGATACCCTATGGGCCAACGAACCAAATTACATTGATGTAAAGCTAAAGCTATGCGAACTACTGTCGCATTATGTTTCAGAAGAAACCCTTTCGCAGCAGTTTTATGACTCCCAGATTCGAAACCTCGCCGTATTTGGCTATGGAGCAAAGAGCTTCATGCTCTCGATGATCGAAACGGCTATCGAATTAACCAACGGGGCCATCACGGGTTCTGAGATTCAGCAGATTATTGATGTTGGACGGAAACTACTGGATTTCCCAATTGAGGTACTCGACGGGGTAAACGAGGTATTGGAAATACTATCCAAGCGGTTCGATCTGATGGTGCTCACCAAAGGTGACCTGTTTGATCAGGAGAGTAAAATCGCTCGGTCAGGGTTGGGACACTACTTCAAACATGTTGAAATCATCAGCGAAAAAAATGAACAGGCGTATGAACGTATTCTACAAAAATACCAGATTCAACCGGCTGACTTTC
It encodes:
- a CDS encoding TonB-dependent receptor, with product MNRHVLLVLFSLLSTALWAQTGTVRGTVKDGKTKESLIGCTVRVDGTQIGSTTDIEGNFNLANVPAGTHKIVISYVSYKTREIPNVRVESGNTTAIDTELDEEGTALQEVVVRANKATNTEIAVITEIKQLKPIAVGISAQQIQKSQDRDAAAAIRRVPGVSIVDNRFVLIRGLAARYNSVLINDVITPSTEVDTRSFSFDLVPSNIIDRMIVYKSGSADLPGDFAGGVIKIYTKRRPDQNFTDAGLTIGYRGNTTFQTVQSQTRSGLNALGLWDASQQIPTSFPAKPGDFNSLNPLQRASYARLLPNTWGLKDLSVSPDIRFALNIGRRFDVGSVRVSNLTSINYAMTNQFSNIDLKLYDNGTIANAVTQQYNDANYARQTRLGILHNWSARFSPNFTLEWKTLYNQLSTTETVVRTGAQVAEGYDVRSYSERFENRSILTTQLAGEHSISPLTKINWVGSFGYTGRWEPDWKRARYLRATGATGTDGQLAPFQIATPNDPTPTEVGRFNSKLHEYVISAIANGEHTFGNPTDREPNKIRFGVYAEQKNRDYAARFYGYQAVGSASIAKQRDIGTAFAPENVTGSEGGFSLLDGTRDRDAYKGLNSYLAGYVSGDINFGPKANLTLGFRGEYNDQGIKSNINGVETRLVTNRIFSPLPSLNFTYKLTDKTNLRFAYSSSVNRPEFRELAPFNYYDFNLLADIQGNTTLTTAKIQNVDAKWEFYPSANELISVTGFYKHFTNPIESYLLFQGNGLAYTFTNAQSAQNYGIELEVRKGFQNSASAFLQNLSVVGNVSLIKSQVNVGDFVTAPDLSGTIQQYDIRGIADTKRALAGQSPYLINAGVYYAAPNSGWQWNVLYNVFGQRIFTVGNSQNPTVYELPRNVIDLNLTKQFNKKVELRLGIQDILNQNVRFAQDFNRDGKIGSDVTSQTAGADQMVRKFKRGSYYTVSAIYTFGRRTVIP
- a CDS encoding IPT/TIG domain-containing protein; its protein translation is MFMQFPQLFRRAWLPSLAVVLGLFMAVSSCKNEDTPAPVLSITSFSPSSAPVGSTVVITGTAFSATPASNTVTFGGVPATVTGATTTSLSVVVPAGAGTPIAVTSGGSTVTSSTAFQLGNKPVQEITGDITADTKWTADKIYYLRGFVQVKAPATLTIEAGTIIKGGGKEVDPAGKQQGATLIILPGAKINAVGTASAPIVFTSNKAAGSRNYGDWGGVVIFGKAPVNQPSATGFEGGLPGTVGSYSDVNDNSGVMQYVRIEFGGIALLANSEINGLSLYGVGAGTTLDHIQVSYSGDDSYEWFGGTVNAKNLIAFRGWDDDWDTDWGWSGKVQYGLSLRDTDVADQSASNGFESDNFNPGLPATGPNAGLPLTAGVFANMSNFAFSGAPSNAPASKGSGPYQSGMHLRRNTSLSIFNSLIVGYPEGLRLDAPTGTTGTLDNATSGALQLHGVVIANTTTPVRGAGAITDAQAQAFFNTAAYKNQIIASSDVAKLLLNSASFNLTAPNFLPQAGSPLLTGAIWDGKGADAFFTKEPFIGAFGTTDWTKGWANWDPQNANYDK
- a CDS encoding RrF2 family transcriptional regulator gives rise to the protein MISKKAKYAIKALKVLTEEYGKGPVLISYISAKENIPKKFLEAILLELRNHGILQSQKGKGGGYLLRVDPGRVNLAQVLRVIDGPIAPTPCVSFNFYVKCDDCNDEVTCMLRPIMERVRDANLGVYENTTLLTFQNLGSLETKEVAIGTNTADLIDTTSNRMSA
- a CDS encoding DUF4301 family protein — its product is MQFTEQDQDQILLQGVSLDQIDQQIKHFVEGFPYLNVIKAATIGDGIIRIADDQLATHIHRFDEAAHERDLVKFVPASGAATRMFKSLFSALDGKSDKSVDEVFARLTDFAFYDDLKAAMAAQGHDLDKAVAENDRITVLRFLLTEDGLDYGSLPKGLLKFHRYPDGPRTPVEEHLVEGAAYANSDGLVKIHFTVSPEHRSRFEQLIHAQKTDYEAWLGVTFDVTFSEQKKSTDTISVNMDNSPFRSGESGSLLFRPAGHGALIENLNDIHADIVFIKNIDNVVPDQIKEPTITYKKVLASVLLDAQQQIARLQGLLESQSGDSEAISDGYLSEADELLRRTLYTLPPVGFDQLSKAEKLDYLRRKLDRPVRVCGMVKNVGEPGGGPFWARNQDGSVSLQVVESAQIDLTDPAQKAIFDEATHFNPVDLVCGLKDHLGRKYDLPAYRDPLTGFITAKSKDGKDLKAQELPGLWNGAMADWSTIFVEVPLITFNPVKTVNDLLRKEHQPE
- a CDS encoding HAD family hydrolase, producing the protein MKLIAFDADDTLWANEPNYIDVKLKLCELLSHYVSEETLSQQFYDSQIRNLAVFGYGAKSFMLSMIETAIELTNGAITGSEIQQIIDVGRKLLDFPIEVLDGVNEVLEILSKRFDLMVLTKGDLFDQESKIARSGLGHYFKHVEIISEKNEQAYERILQKYQIQPADFLMIGNSLKSDVLPVVHIGGRAIHIPYETTWAHEMVTDEQLTGKSFTTLSNVRELLGLLETVNEQV